Genomic window (Drosophila sulfurigaster albostrigata strain 15112-1811.04 chromosome 2R, ASM2355843v2, whole genome shotgun sequence):
TCTCAAGTGGGCTCGAATGCCGCCCGAATGCAGTTCTATATAGTTTGGTTGCTACTACATTTGTCACTACGATGGCTAGACACGTGGTGAAGGGGGATGTTGGTTGGTTACAGTTAAATGTAAATGGCTCTTGACTTACCGCGCTCGTTGACAGGTTTTGGGTGCATGTTGATTGTTGTTAGGTTAAGGtttgattacattttatgAGAGAGAAGTggaaaaaacttttcaaattttttgactacgacctataaattatttttggtttttttctttaactaTAAAGTTGGTTTAAATGTTGATTGATGATTTGCCACCGGCTTCACGCTCTATGCTGGTTATGTTGATTGAAGACGGTTGCTCCATTCCTTGGATATTCTCACAGTGTGCTTGATGCGGGCTCCTTAGCTTAGTAACTCTACATTTATGTCACTAGAAAAGTGTTTGCTTTACAATGTGGCTTAGTCCTTAAACTTAGGTCTACATACTTGTTACAGTTTCTCTTGGCATGCCAATTTGgggtatttatattatacattttgtactcttggcttaaaattttccattttacaaTGTGCTCATTAGGTGCATGTTTATGCCCAGGATATAGGATGTCTACTAGTCGATTAGGCATAAACGAATGTCgcttaaaaatactacaaattaatttgcactaccaaaatttaaaagttgtcTAGTATACTGTTAATATTTGCTACAACTACTTtgctaatatatatttataatactatttaatttagttgatatttgtattgtatatttagtGGGCTGtgtattaattattgtttagtatattGCTTTCAAAGAACTACTTAGGCTGCTTATGAAAATTCTTCAATTTCAAGAGGCTATTCGTGTACGTATACTTTGAGTTAACATtagtattgtattttttagttaatgttattaatttaacttGATTAGGCATTAGGTATAGaatttagaatatatatttggatTATCATAAATAGTTAACTACTTCTTCTACTGTTCTTAGTAAATGCATATGCTCTATGTAGTATGATACTGTTAGTAATACTGCGCAGTATGGGAACCACTGTGGACCCTCAAATTTAGCTGTTCTCTAgtacgtatatatgtaatatgttaatatatatgtgttaTGTATTTATCTAAGCCTAGATGTGTGGTAGTGTCGGTATATAGTTTATTATCTAATATTAGAATGTTAGctttattgtttaatatttggtatacttttggCATATCTTTTTTACTACTTTAGAATACTCTGATTCGGGGCAAAGTTTAGCAGTCTAGATTacattgaatttcatttatttaactcTATTTATGATTCAAtggcaaaattgtttttcaattatgtAACTCTAATTATAATTCTtcagtaatttaaatatttgattagatattgtatatataacgaattaattatttgtttattatactttacttataaatagaaaatctcTGCTTCAACGGTACAAGTGCGtatatgtttttgttgaaCTGCTCTGCAATAGCTTAATATCTAGTTACATTTGTAAtgctataataattattaagaaCTCTCTAAAAATTCTACTGGAAATGGTGTTATGTCTTACAGATTATCGTATACACATTGCCAGCTTAGTGAGCTATGCATACACTTAGATCTAACATTAGGACTTATTTTGAATAGCGTAGCAAACACTTTTatatttgacttttatttgataagttatctctctctcttttatttttctcactctctcattGATGATGGGATCAGGGTCCAGTTTGTAAGTTTAAGTTGAACAAAAGCATGACTCTAGTAGATAACTTTGTTTGGCCGTAACTATCTAAGggcatttactttactttaactCGCATCGAATCGCTCTAACGAATTCGATtgatatacaataaaaaataagggAACTcaaacttttgtatttttgtttggcgCGCGCGCTCAGTTTGTTGATTGAAGACTTAGCATAGAAGAAGGAGTAGTGTTGATGTGTTGCTGATGATATGCATTTcaattcgtattcgtattcgtattggATTCAATTCTGTGCTTGTCTAGCGCTACTCCGCCTTTTGCACATTCGACTCTGGCTTACCTCGGCGATGTTGGCGGCAGCGGTAGCGATAacggcggcggtggcagcggcgGGGGCGGTGCGCGCACATCCGTCTCAATGTGCCGCTTATGCGGTGTCTGCAGATCGAGTGCCGCATACCCCACATGAGCATGGGCACCCACGCCCAAGGGCGAGGTACGCGGACGCAATGTGGTTGGAGGTCCGCGGAAAAGTGCGTAAGGATGGCCAAAATAATCTTGTGACGTTGCCATCATATCGATGTCAATAAACGACGCGCTGTAATGAtaagaattgaaattaaattaataaattgattacTCAATCAACAGCGAGTAAttcacaaataaaatgcaattaaattctaacattttcttatatttaatTCGACCTATTGCCTTCTCTGCTCTCCACCCTCAATCATAGAGAtatagcaattaaaattttaacattttttaaatgctgTCATGTCAATAGAACATTTTTATGGCCAGCTATTCAAAATTGACTAAACGTTGGCAGCTCATATATTTGTCCTGTACATGTCCTTTCACCGTTGCTCTGCGCTCTGTGCGATATGCGCTGTGTCCAttcatgtttttttaatttaatagtcATGTAAATATGCGCGGCACGCGACTGCATTTAATTCTgttgtgaaatgaaattattgtaaCATGTTCAGTTGATTGATACCCTGAACATGGATACAGCTCCATGTCGTACAAGCCATAATTGACAGCCTACAGTCTGTTGATAGACTGTTAGTCGAGCAGCCAACCGAATAGTCCGGCAAACGACACGACATGCCACCACTGGATTGCTCAGCGCTTGTAATTAAGTGCCCTGTCCGCTTGTCGTTTTAAGTGCCCACCAATTCCCTCTCtatcgagtgtgtgtgggtatgtgACTGTGTATAACGAGGCGACGATGATTGCGCGTATTTCAGGCAATAAAGACAATGACAATTATAGGCAAATAAACGAGGAAAGGGAGCTCGAGAGGAAATAGATTTGCAAAAGATTTGAGAGATAAATGAAACAACAGTCGCAAAGTAACTGTTAATTGTTTAATGAAatgtatgaaataaataagtacTTAACTTTTCGTATTTGCTGATTTAACATTTAACTTCATCAACAGAAAATATAAGCACAGATTTCTTAAAATTGTTGAgttgtttcatttattattcGCTAATCTTTATTCACATACTCAATACTTAAACTAAGTTAGCATTACTCAACACTTAATCGTTGTAATCGACACTAAATAGAAGTATCGATACCTTAAAGAATCAGTTATAAAGCGCTATTGTTTGTGATCGAAGCAAGAGAAAACGTGGTACAATAGGAGCATACATTAACAATATTAGctaagaaatgaaaacaaaaagaaataaatgagaaaataacactttcaacaacatttttagtaattaaaaacagttttaattgaaaacacaTAATGTCCGTGAGTATATAGCCAAACAATTTGGCTTGGGGGATTTATTCAAATAGCTGCATTGGATGTCAGCTACAGCTACTGACTACGGTAAACGCTCCACGCACTGAccaatgcatttcaattttttaatgaacctttttatatttttttgctgctgcttgcagcttttgcataatttaacaCGACAGCGGGAAAGCTGAATGATTTTCCAGGCGGGTGGCCAGCGAAACGTCGCCGATGGTGTGACGATGGCGGCGTTTAACTTTTGCATAATTACGTGTAAGAAATGCagagaaaacgaaaaaaatatatatagcagAATGGCAGCGAGAAAGTTGTGTTCGGAGCAGACGAGAAGTTTACAAGAAATTGACTAAAAGAACAGTCAGCGTATCGCAGATATATCACGCGCAAGTTGTGCCAGCATTTGAACTTACGTGgcttaactttatttttttatataatgaaATGGAAGCCCGTCGAGACTCTAATGGCGCAGCCATGCCCCAGACTCATGCCTCCCCCGGGTATCGTAGACTTTAACTTGTATGCAACTATATACACTGTTAACATATATTGAGGTagctgctcacacacacacacgtacaaaTCTGGAGCAAGTGCATGAAGCGACGACATGGCACGGTTGCCAGGTTGCCCCgtctgcagcaacagcaacagcaataactacaacaactggGACTGCAAATAGGCCAAATGATATGGTGGCAAACACCTACGCGCGCATTGGTGTCACCTActaaactgaactgagctTGCCACAGACTCAGGCAAAGTAATCTCAGCTACGAAACATTTACAGCGGTTTTGCTGAGTGTCGACAGCGAAGCTACTGTTAATGAGTTAAGACATGCTGTAAGTGCGAGTATAGTGTATAGTACGATGTCTAAGTGCGTTGGCGTCGCCCTAAAATCTCGCCAGACGACGAACAATGCCAACCGACAACgcctccaacaacaacaacggctgCCTTCTTTGtattgcctacttttgtgcGTTGCCTTCGCGCGACTCGGAAGTGGAGGAAATCCATAAACAAGTGCACGACAAATGGGTGTCTACACAGTTTGTTTGGTTTTCTCAATTACTGCATTCGCGAGATGGCAGCTGTAACTCGACAATATCAGAGCAAAATGCAAGTTCAACTTGCGAGAAATTAAATGCGAGCACTTCagcactcactcactctcgaGGGATAAAGGTAGTAAGCGCAGGCTAATTGATGCAAGAGTTCGTAGGGTGCAGAGAGCCCAGAGGGACGGTAGCCCTAGTTTAATACAATCTTTCACCTTTTGAGCATTTGCCTGCTCGTTATGCATTTGCctgacttttaattaattgaactaCTTGATGTGGCAGGCAGAGTAAAAGAAGATTGTGCTTGCAAGGACTGtgctcaacatttttatgcaaGTATGAGCATTGGGGAATGGGGGAAATTCGAATGGAAAACTTTGCCATCACTTTGcattcttttttcgttttcatctGGAAAGTTGTGACCCGTTCGCTTGCTATCAGCGAGCACTGTACAAGTtttttgccgacttttacTTTAACATTGTCGCCCCCATACAACTTATAGCatgtgtatatagtatagtaacTTTTCATGTCTTCGACGTGGGTGTTGAAAGGCTCCGGCCCGGGCTCGGGCTCTGACTCGAGCTGGGGCCAAAGATAATCCTTTGTTGCTTTATTGCGTTATCCTGTCGTGTTGTGGTTTAGCGCTTTAagacaataaattgaatttggcgACAAGCCAAATAGTCTCAAAGGCGACAGCTGCGGCGCGTGGCAGCATAAAGTCAAGCCAGTCCAACCGtccagctcagctcagttctcAGTTATTTAGTTGCATAGTCAAATGCTACACAGAACTTAAGCTGATTTTCggcaattgcatttgatgcactctattttatttcttttttgtttttttttgaccAAGAAGCTGttgctttgtgtttttgttttgtgttgacTTGGCCATTAGTTTAGCTCTCTCGCCTGAAGCACAAATATgattcttttgcttttcgttgCTTTCTTATTACATAAGACAAGAGCTGCCACGCCCTTTTCTCCACACAATGCAATGCTCAATGGAGAGTTGTGACGCCCCCCCGCCCTTGTCACTGCCCCTTGCCCCTGCCACGGACTGCGGTGCCCCTCGGCTTCAATTGCAGTGGACTGCAGCAGCATGTGCATTTGCTTGTACACCACTTTGTTTGCGTGCAATTCCGTAAAGTCCTGTGCGTGCATTCAGGTTATTCCACCAGCTCAGGCGTTTGacatgaaaaatgcattttattgggattatttttatatcgtGCCCAGGCCATCCGCCATACGTCCGCCCCATTGGTTTTGCCGGCTGACGAGCATTTAAACTAGTTGGGTGAAAACACATGCTAATACtatgcaaattcaattaattttacatttagtaTGTTTGTTTAGTTATACAAGCGCTACACatatctcgctctctctctctctccttctacTACCCTCTTCTCCTCACTCATTTTTGTGCACCTTTTTTTAATGAGATCTCTGTGCACTTTGCAACGGATTTTCGcacttttaattcaattaacagcagtaatttttagcaaaaatgacaacaataacaaaagctgCAATTAGCCATTATGCTTTGTGTAGTGGCCAGTGTTAATAGCCAATTACGTGCCTGATTTTCAGCGTCACACACGCGCTGCCAGTCATGGACCAGAACCTCAATATAGGGAGTGTTCCCGCTGCGGTTGTTCGCTTCGCAGTTGCTACGTGCTCGGCTATCAAACTTTGCGATTTGATGTCGAAAACTCTTTCGACACAAaccaaaagtaaaataaaaaaatacaccCGCGCACACACCTCTGGTCTCCAtattagtttataatttttattgtgcaaATGGTTTGTTGGTGTAAAGCCTTATCAGCATTATAATATTTAGCTGTAAAACAACACTGAGCTTTAACAATGCGCAGCTctctatttatttacaaattgaatattaatttatttaaaatcgcaagcaaaatattttgtagggATTCctacaaaaattttttttttttaataaattatcaaaGCGAATAGTGACTTATCACACAGCATTGACTATGACTCAACTTTTACACGCTACTTTAGCGTTCTTATCGCTTGCTCAATTTAATGCCATTTGCTTTATAAAAAGTTCTTTAAAATAGAGCTCAATTTGATTATTCAAAGCATTGTTAAGCTGACGTAGGTTCATGAAAAATGTTTGGCAGCCTCTTCTCAAGTCgctacaacagcaaaatggaaataatCTATGCACAATATGAAGGTGAGTTATCTActaaattatcaatttaaatattaaatcaacaattttCAGAGACACGTTCAAGGATTCCGATCTTGCCGTTCTATGCACGACCCAAAGAACCCTTTAGGATCAAGCATCCCAAGCAAATTGGCAAAGCGAAGAAATATCGACCCGCAGACTACGATTACGATGAGTGGCAAGTTACTGTGGCATATGGCAGTGGGAAGTAAGcggaaaagaaaattgtaatttggTTTCTCTTTGCTTTCAAGGATTGCCGGCAATTTCGTGCCCATTGTGGTGCGTCGAGGCGTCGAGCTGTGGAGCTGCCGCCAATTAATGGAACTGGCCCCCATCCAAGGCATCGATGTCTGCAGTTGGCGTTCGTGGCCGCGTGAAGATGACGAAGCGGCGAAGGAGAAGGCGAAAGAGGCGCTGAGACGTCGCTCGATGCGTCTCACAGATAAACCAAATTTAAAGCTGAAGGATATTGGCAACTCAAGGGCTGCAATCAAATGGCAACAGCGGCTGCCAACACTTGAGACTGGAACTAAGCGTGGCAGCACAGCTGCGTCGGTCCTGGAGATGACCTTTATCGATGGGTGCGTTGTAAAAACTTTTGCTATTGGCCATTTGTAATAGTTGTGCATTTCTTCTACATTGCTCCACAGCTGCCGTCGTGACTCCGAGCTGCAGTGCAACATGTGTGGCAGCAATTTCGGCATGTCCAGCGACTTGCAACTGCATTCGCTCGACGAGTGTCGCAGGCACTTGCTTGCCATGCTCTCTCCCTGAGCTCaactatcaaaataaaaaaaagaaatttaagagAGAGATATTCAgttaatcaaatataatttgccTTGAATACAGAACTAGATTTGCTTTACTTTACACACCATGCAATTTGTCTTGCTGCATTATTGATTATTTGTACTACCAATTTGACTAGATAGGCGAAGTAAATGTTGGTTCAAATTAAAGCTATGGTTAGCAACTCTGTGTACACTAGATTATCTGCTGCCCTTTGTAGAATGGAAGTAGTAAAAAAGTTTTGCCAGTTGGAAAGTGGAACAAATTGATATTCCTTTTGTTTGtccaataaaatgaaaaatacgtGCTGGGCTGCCTTTTTGCTACCTATGCATagtaaaatatgcatttattggGAGCTACTTTGCATTTATATGAATGGCTTTACGTGTACTCGATCCCAGGACCAAGGATTTCGGCACGCAGCCAATAAACTCGACGCACTTAAACGGCAAATAAAAGTGGGCGCTTCACAGGCATTTGCATTCCCAATTGTCCGCACtgcattttgcaatatatatatatgtatgtatgtgtatgtatttgtgaGTCACTTAAGTTATTAACTCGTCAAGCGGCTTTTGTATTGACAGCCCACCTAATGGTGTGCCAACTGTCAACGGCAGTCGAAACAAAAGCCACAAAGCAAGCGAGCGAGAGTTTATCCTGGACAGCCCTTCGACTTATTTGATTAAGTAAACGTTCTTGAAGTGAATGCTTGCAAGTTACTGACAGATCAAGTACCCGCCATGTCTGCCGGTGAGCAAGTAATTtgtaatgcaaatgcaatggCATCGACATTGACAGTGGCATTG
Coding sequences:
- the LOC133837998 gene encoding uncharacterized protein LOC133837998, coding for MFGSLFSSRYNSKMEIIYAQYEETRSRIPILPFYARPKEPFRIKHPKQIGKAKKYRPADYDYDEWIAGNFVPIVVRRGVELWSCRQLMELAPIQGIDVCSWRSWPREDDEAAKEKAKEALRRRSMRLTDKPNLKLKDIGNSRAAIKWQQRLPTLETGTKRGSTAASVLEMTFIDGCRRDSELQCNMCGSNFGMSSDLQLHSLDECRRHLLAMLSP